A part of Leptolyngbyaceae cyanobacterium genomic DNA contains:
- a CDS encoding MBOAT family protein, giving the protein MLFNSFEFIFLFLPISVVIFFLIGRQKHHQKWAILWLVAASFFFYGRWNPANLSLLTFSILFNYFIGYALRKITFLITSKKTLLIFGIIVNLALIAYFKYANFFIDNFNQITGSNLNLETIALPLAISFFTFVQITYLVDAYRGETKEDSFLNYCLFVTFFPHLIAGPIVHHKDLMPQFADKSIYQFKRKFLIIGLTIFFIGLFKKVVFADRIAVYAVPVFDAANRGLPLTFFEAWAGVLAYTLQLYFDFSGYSDMAIGSAYLFGIKLPLNFDSPYKATNIIDFWRRWHITLSNFLRDYLYIPLGGNRQGKLRRYLNLMITMLLGGLWHGAGWNFVVWGGLHGIYLVINHQWRSFRRWLGHDLNKSHWFSQGISWFVTFLAVVISWVFFRAKTIDAATAILSAMMGVNGISLPRVLLTKLGFLENFGIIQFNGLTNATELPVGYVMGGITFLLLVAWFTPNTQQWMGQYNPIKIKQQGINVSANWYDRIWRSLQWQPNQIWAVASALITGISLLSLTRVSEFLYFQF; this is encoded by the coding sequence ATGTTATTTAACTCATTTGAATTTATTTTTTTGTTTCTGCCGATTTCTGTAGTAATTTTCTTTTTAATTGGCAGACAAAAACATCATCAAAAATGGGCAATCCTGTGGCTTGTAGCTGCATCTTTCTTTTTCTACGGGCGGTGGAATCCAGCTAATTTGAGTTTGCTAACTTTTTCAATTTTATTTAATTACTTTATTGGTTATGCTCTAAGAAAAATCACTTTTTTAATAACCAGTAAAAAAACTTTATTAATTTTTGGCATTATTGTTAACCTAGCTTTAATTGCTTATTTCAAGTATGCCAACTTTTTTATTGATAACTTCAACCAAATAACTGGGAGTAATCTTAATTTAGAGACGATTGCTTTGCCACTAGCTATATCATTTTTTACCTTTGTCCAAATTACTTATCTGGTGGATGCTTACCGAGGCGAAACAAAAGAAGATAGCTTTTTAAATTACTGCCTTTTCGTTACCTTTTTTCCCCACTTAATAGCGGGGCCGATCGTTCATCATAAAGATTTGATGCCCCAATTTGCTGACAAATCAATTTATCAGTTTAAACGCAAATTTTTAATCATAGGACTAACAATTTTCTTTATAGGACTGTTCAAAAAAGTAGTATTTGCCGATCGAATAGCTGTCTACGCCGTTCCAGTTTTTGATGCGGCAAATCGAGGTTTACCTCTCACATTTTTTGAGGCTTGGGCTGGAGTTCTTGCATATACATTGCAGCTTTACTTTGATTTTTCAGGCTATTCTGATATGGCGATCGGTTCTGCTTATCTGTTTGGTATTAAGCTACCACTCAACTTTGATTCGCCTTACAAAGCAACTAATATAATCGATTTTTGGCGACGGTGGCACATTACGCTGTCTAATTTTTTGCGAGATTATTTATACATTCCACTAGGGGGAAATCGCCAAGGAAAGTTGCGACGCTATCTCAACTTAATGATTACGATGCTATTAGGCGGTCTTTGGCATGGTGCTGGTTGGAATTTCGTGGTATGGGGTGGATTACATGGAATTTATTTAGTAATTAATCATCAATGGCGATCGTTCCGTCGCTGGTTGGGACACGATCTCAATAAGAGCCACTGGTTTAGTCAAGGAATAAGCTGGTTTGTAACATTTTTGGCCGTGGTAATATCATGGGTTTTCTTCAGAGCAAAAACTATTGATGCTGCAACTGCTATTCTGAGTGCAATGATGGGTGTTAATGGAATATCTCTGCCCAGAGTTTTGTTGACAAAACTAGGCTTTTTGGAAAACTTTGGAATTATTCAGTTTAACGGACTTACGAATGCGACGGAGTTACCAGTAGGCTATGTAATGGGGGGAATAACTTTTTTATTGTTAGTTGCTTGGTTTACTCCTAATACTCAACAATGGATGGGCCAATACAATCCTATTAAGATAAAGCAACAGGGAATAAACGTTTCTGCCAATTGGTACGATCGCATTTGGCGCAGTTTACAATGGCAACCAAATCAAATATGGGCTGTAGCTAGCGCTCTTATAACTGGTATTTCTCTGCTCAGCCTTACACGAGTCAGCGAGTTTTTATATTTTCAGTTCTGA